The following coding sequences are from one Ornithorhynchus anatinus isolate Pmale09 chromosome 11, mOrnAna1.pri.v4, whole genome shotgun sequence window:
- the KRT222 gene encoding keratin-like protein KRT222 isoform X2: MDRDVEALKAARAELKQARREWHHLQVEIESLHAVERGLENSLHASEQNHQLQLQDLEAVIEGLEKELQEVRHGIEKQLQEHEVLLNAKMRLEQEIATYRRLLEKEEIRYYGSIQAGKEDVKPSTSRVGFILPSDVTHKPGNEKVETVTTQAVLNGSIVKESAEARGTIQTEKVDEVIKEWEGSFFKDNPHLRKKSVSLRFDLHLAATDEGCLQTKQDNLPDIEVRLIMRRSCSIPSIKPASSAN; encoded by the exons ATGGACAGAGATGTAGAGGCTTTGAAGGCAGCCAGAGCGGAGCTCAAGCAAGCCCGGCGCGAATGGCATCATCTGCAAGTGGAAATTGAGTCTCTCCACGCCGTG GAAAGGGGCCTGGAAAATTCTCTGCATGCCAGTGAACAGAACCACCAGCTGCAACTCCAGGATCTGGAAGCCGTGATTGAAGGCTTAGAGAAAGAACTCCAGGAAGTCAGGCACGGCATCGAGAAACAGCTTCAAGAACACGAAGTTCTACTGAACGCTAAGATGAGGTTGGAACAAGAGATTGCAACATACCGGCGGCTTTTGGAAAAGGAAGAGATCAG ATACTATGGTTCTATCCAGGCCGGAAAAGAAGACGTAAAACCTTCCACAAGTAGAGTAGGCTTTATCTTACCCTCAG ATGTCACGCACAAGCCGGGGAACGAAAAGGTGGAAACGGTGACCACGCAGGCAGTTCTAAACGGAAGTATTGTGAAGGAGAGTGCCGAAGCACGCGGTACTATACA GACCGAAAAGGTGGATGAAGTTATCAAAGAATGGGAAGGTTCCTTCTTTAAAGATAACCCTCACTTGAGGAAAAAATCCGTTTCTCTGCGATTCGATCTACATTTAGCAGCCACAGACGAAGGGTGTTTGCAGACTAAACAGGATAACCTACCAGATATTGAAGTTAGGCTCATTATGCGACGATCTTGTAGCATCCCTTCTATCAAACCTGCCTCGTCAGCTAATTAA
- the KRT222 gene encoding keratin-like protein KRT222 isoform X1, whose product MELSQLLNEIRANYARLLTRNQIETVLSTRIQLEEDVNQKMDRDVEALKAARAELKQARREWHHLQVEIESLHAVERGLENSLHASEQNHQLQLQDLEAVIEGLEKELQEVRHGIEKQLQEHEVLLNAKMRLEQEIATYRRLLEKEEIRYYGSIQAGKEDVKPSTSRVGFILPSDVTHKPGNEKVETVTTQAVLNGSIVKESAEARGTIQTEKVDEVIKEWEGSFFKDNPHLRKKSVSLRFDLHLAATDEGCLQTKQDNLPDIEVRLIMRRSCSIPSIKPASSAN is encoded by the exons atggagcTGTCCCAGCTCCTCAATGAGATCAGGGCAAACTATGCAAGGCTCCTCACCCGAAATCAGATAGAGACCGTGCTCTCAACGAGAATCCAG CTAGAAGAAGACGTGAACCAAAAGATGGACAGAGATGTAGAGGCTTTGAAGGCAGCCAGAGCGGAGCTCAAGCAAGCCCGGCGCGAATGGCATCATCTGCAAGTGGAAATTGAGTCTCTCCACGCCGTG GAAAGGGGCCTGGAAAATTCTCTGCATGCCAGTGAACAGAACCACCAGCTGCAACTCCAGGATCTGGAAGCCGTGATTGAAGGCTTAGAGAAAGAACTCCAGGAAGTCAGGCACGGCATCGAGAAACAGCTTCAAGAACACGAAGTTCTACTGAACGCTAAGATGAGGTTGGAACAAGAGATTGCAACATACCGGCGGCTTTTGGAAAAGGAAGAGATCAG ATACTATGGTTCTATCCAGGCCGGAAAAGAAGACGTAAAACCTTCCACAAGTAGAGTAGGCTTTATCTTACCCTCAG ATGTCACGCACAAGCCGGGGAACGAAAAGGTGGAAACGGTGACCACGCAGGCAGTTCTAAACGGAAGTATTGTGAAGGAGAGTGCCGAAGCACGCGGTACTATACA GACCGAAAAGGTGGATGAAGTTATCAAAGAATGGGAAGGTTCCTTCTTTAAAGATAACCCTCACTTGAGGAAAAAATCCGTTTCTCTGCGATTCGATCTACATTTAGCAGCCACAGACGAAGGGTGTTTGCAGACTAAACAGGATAACCTACCAGATATTGAAGTTAGGCTCATTATGCGACGATCTTGTAGCATCCCTTCTATCAAACCTGCCTCGTCAGCTAATTAA